The Methanotorris formicicus Mc-S-70 DNA window GCTGAGAATATAATTCCTTATTTAGATACTGGTATTGATGAGGAGATTTTAAAAACCCTTGCATGGATTGCCTACTTAGAGCCAGTTAAACAATCTGAGATTGTTAAAATTAGGGGAAGTAAAGCATATAAGCATATAAAAGATCTTGAAAAGATAGGATATATAAAATCAAAAAAAGAAGGAAATTCAAAGATATTGCATTTAACTAAAAAATTTGATGAATTGGGAATTTCTAAGGAAGAGATAAAGAAAATGTTTAATAAATAATAAAATCCATTATTTTTTACAAATTTAATTAAAAATTTAAATGTATCGATTAATGTTTCTAAAATAAAATTAGTAGGGCGGCGGGGATTCGAACCCCGGACCACTCGGTTATCAGCCGAGCACTCTAACCAGGCTGAGCCACCGCCCTTCACGGCAAAATGAAATTAGGTAAAGTTATATATAAATTTTTCGTTAATTTACAGATTTAAATATTTTAAAACCTTTGGAATAATATTTATTAATTCCTCAATTTGTGTATTTGGCTTTGCGTTAGCAACATCTCCCAACATCCTATTTATTTTACACCCCAAAATACAGGCGTCTTTTGTTTTAAAACCAACATTAATTAAAGAGGAAATAATTCCTGTTAGAGTATCTCCTGTCCCTCCAATGCATTCCATTGCCTCTATTTTTGGAGCATCTATTGTCCCAACAATATTTTCATCCTCAACTACATAGTCCTTTTCTCCCTTAACAACCATATATTTTGGCATTTTTGATTTTTCATAAGATCTCTTAATTAGTTCAGGCACTTCCTTATCATCTATCTCAGATATGAAACCCCTCACATAGGCAGGATGAGATGCCTTTTCATCTGCCAAAAATGCCAATTCACCAACATCCGGAAGGAAGAGATGGAATTTATCTCCAATATTTGCCGCTTTCCCTGCATACATTCCTCCAGCATCTGCAATAATCTTTGGAGAGAAATCAATTTCCTTAATTTTTGATATCTTTGGTTTTATGTAATGTATAATTAGCAAATCATCATTAATCTCTTTCAACGCATCATAAATCTTTAAACTTCCATCCCCTTCTCCAATATCTCCAGCAGTTATTACCTCTGGTTTATCCTCTCCAAAATATTCTAATGTTTTTAAAACTGCCCCTATCAAAGCACCAGTTCCCATTGATACTGGAAACTCTTTATTGTTGATTATTATCTTGTTTCCTTTTAGTGTTGCTCTCCCAACAATTAAATACAAACCTTTTATTGGCACAGTTCCTGCTATAATCATAATTAACCTCCTCATACCTTAACTATTTCAATTATCTCTTCCTCCTCAACATCCTTAAATTTCTCCCAGTCCTTAACTTTTCCTATAACATTCACAGCACTCGCTGGCTTTATTTTATCATCATCACTTATTGGTGTCTTTCCAAAGAAGATACATATTGCTCTCCCTGGAATCCAATAGGGCAATGTCAGTTTTTGGAGCAAGATTTTCATAGAGTTCTGCCTCAACTTCAAAATCTTTAACCTTAATTTTAACCTTCATCTTTCATCACCAGTTCTTTTGCCTTTTCAAATGCCTTATTTAATGTGTATGCACATAACGTATACCCCAAATTCTTTGGTGTTTCATCCTCTTTAATATCTTTAATATTTCTCCCCTTTAATTTTAATGTTAAATATGGCACATCTGGGCATCCACCACCAGAGATATTTACAATATTTCCTTCTTTATCAAGAGTTATTTTCATATTTCCGCATCTTACCATAACAAAGCCATCAACTTCCTTAATTTTTATTAATTCGAGTGGCTTTAAAGAATAATCATCTATTGGTATGAATTTTATTGGTTCAATATTATTTTTTTCCAACTCCCCTTTAATTCCAAATTCATCAATTAAATCATACTCTATTGCCAAATCACACCCCTCTCTAATTTCTGGTGGTGGAGCAACGACTTTAATGTTATATTTGCTCAAAATCTTCTCTGCCTTCATTGCATCTTTTGTATTTTCAAATAATATTAACCCTTTCTTTTCTTTATCCTTTTTTTCTTCCTTTTTCAATAAACTTTTTATCCTCTTCAAAATCACAATATCCCTCTTAACATTTTTTTTAGATTTTCTATAAAATGCTTATATTTTCCCTCATCGATAGGGTAGTCTATCCTCTCAACCGTTATTTTCTCTTCATCCAAAAACCTCAAAAACTCTTCCATTAAAATGCCACTTCCATCCATTAATCCCTCTTTTGTTACAGTTTTAAAAATTCCACATGTTGGGGAACCTTCTATCCCAATTAAAATAAATTTAAATCCTTCTTTGCTATATTCTCTCAAGTATTTGACTATTGGTTTTAAAACCTCTCTGCAAAGTTCCCTATATTCTTTAGTATCGTACTCTTCCTTAACCTTCCCATTCCTATCTATCCCCAAATACAACATCTCCGGGCATGGGAGTTGGAGTATTGCATAATCCTCCTTTAAAATTATTTCAACAACTTCATTAAATGCTCCTTTTGCTCTCTCCAAACCTTTAACAACGCTGTTTTGGTTTAATATACAGTGAGAAACAATAACTATTTTCTTTCCCTTCATTTGTATCCCCTTGAAGATAATGCAACTGCCCTCTTTATTGCTGAATCATATAAAGAAATTACCAAAGGGATGATTATTGACATATATCCCCTAAACTTATTCCTCAGTCCAGTGGTATTCAACCCCCTTGATATTTGGGCATTTCTTATTGAAATGTACTTCCTTTTAGCATTATTCAATGTGTAAAGAGTTATCCAAATTCCAACACCCAAATCTTTGTTGTATTTTGATATATAGTTAATAAATTCACTTAAACTTATAGAACCAAAAAACCATTGGAATATAAGAACATAACCCAACAATCTCAACGCATAATGCAAACCACTTTTGCCAACAATGATATAATAAAATAAAACTACATACAAAGAAAATAAAACCCACTTTCTTAAAACTTTGAAAGTTTTGGCATTTAAATTGGTTAAGGTTAAGAATAATGAAAATATAAATCCATATTGTGGATTGAATATTATAATGCCTAAACCCATAATTAAAAGTAATATATAAACTTTGATTTTGGTATACGGCATATTTCCTCCTAAATTTTTTGTTTTAATGTGCCTACAATATACCCAGGTAGTGATTTTACAACGTAGTATGCAACTAAACTTGAGAGTATTTTATCAACTAAATTTGATGGCAGGAATCGTGGTTAGATATATTATTTTTTTATCCATTTTTCCACCCCAAAAAGAAATAAAAAAACAAACATAAAACCTATAACATTATTGCCTTAACCATTGGAGCTACGAACTTGTGGAATATAACTGCTCCAACTGCAAGACCAATAACGTATGCAATCGCTGTCTTATTCCCCTCTGCTGCCATAACATAGTTTCTCAATGGACATCCCCCTTGGATAACTGAGAAGAACCCTACTCCAAATCCACCAATAACTGCAAGTATTAAATGTCCTGCTAATGTTCCACTTGCCCCTAATGGATCTCCTGGGATTGGAGTAAAGCCCTTCACAGCAATCCATGGGAAGAACGGAATTTTACCCATAACACTAAATATTATATACCCCAATAAAGCCCCACCAAAGAATCCAAAGAGACCTTTAATTAACCATGTATCTTTTATCAAATAATAATCTCTCATTCCACCAATAAAACACATCCTTGCTCTTTGGAATAGATAACCCAACATAATTCCAAATGCAAATGTTCCAATTACGTGTAGTTCCATTTACACCACCTTAAAGGTTCTTTTTTAAGTAAACTTCACTTGCCACAATTACACCAACAAACATTGCTATCAAACTTATGAACGCAATAACATCCCCATAGGCAGTTCTTATTGTTTCTCTAAGTGGACATCCTCCCATCAATAACGCAAAGTTCAATACCAAAATTCCCAAAACAAAACCAATAACTGGGTTGTGTGTTTGCTTTATCTTAAACTCCTTGTGGGCAAATGCCCCTATCAAAGCACCAATAAAGATACCTACAACAGTTAAAACAGGAAAAACCTTTGAAACTGGCGCCATTCCTAATGTTGTCCCTGCTATGTGATTTACTATCCAATTCACCAAATCTCTTGTGTGGCACGCAATACAAATCCCATACGCTGGTGGAGGAGATACTTTAAAAAACGCCTGCAACAACGCGGCGGAGAAACCTCCAATAAAACCAGCAACCAATGGAGAAATTCTCATACGTCCTCACCTATTAGAATTTTTAATAGCATTTTTAACTGAATCATTTATTTTTCTTCCAAAAAATAATATATATAGTTTGTTATTTAAGAAATTTAATCAATATGAAATTATTAAAAAAATTAATATGTATTTGAAAAATTGAAAAAAATAATACCATGTTAAGAAAGTGCTTTACTACCTTATTAGTTATTCTTCTTTTAGCATCTCCAGTTAGTGCGTTCTTTTCTTTCGATTTTTCAATATCTCAAAGTAGAGCAGTTGCAGGAGCAACGATCGCAGCTGAGACAATTGCAGATACGATGGTTAGTAATTACATAGATGAAAACCATCCGGAATATTCAGATGCATATACTGTTGTTTCGTTGATATTTGACCCTACTGGGAAGGTAATTGGTAAGTTATCTTCAAAAGGGCTAAAGTATGCTGATGAACTGTATAAATACTTAAAAAAAGAGGATAAGGGCAAAGGACTTGTAAATCCAGATGCTGCTAATAAAATATTTGATAAAGATTTGATTGAAGAATTAGCAAAGAAAGAAGGTAATGGATATAGCCCAAAGACAGTTGCAAAGAATACAGTTAAATTGTTAGAGGAAGGTGTTGAGCCAGGGAATATTAATAAGTTGTTTAAAGATGCAGTTGAAAACGATAAAAAATTAGGTTGGATTGATAACAGAATAGAAACTCTTGAGGAAAATGGAGTAGATGTAGATACAATAAACGATTTTATAGAAAAAAGCTCAAATCCTTATGACGATTTAAGGCATCTCAGCTGTAAATCTTTGATATTAGTAAATTTAGGGATAAATAAAGAGAACATAAATAAAATCATAAAAAACTCAAAAAATATCAAAGAAATATACAACTGCAAAGAGGAGCTTAAAAAACTAAAAAAGATGGGTATTAGTAAGGAAAACTTAAACAAAATAGTTGAAAATCTAAAGGACATTAAAGATATA harbors:
- the scpB gene encoding SMC-Scp complex subunit ScpB — protein: MEGKISNIINDDIINTVEAFLFANGNPVDIEDIAKKFNLHQYEVHEALKALKERYKNTSINIRIFNNKCVMELKEEYAENIIPYLDTGIDEEILKTLAWIAYLEPVKQSEIVKIRGSKAYKHIKDLEKIGYIKSKKEGNSKILHLTKKFDELGISKEEIKKMFNK
- a CDS encoding NAD(P)H-hydrate dehydratase, which produces MIIAGTVPIKGLYLIVGRATLKGNKIIINNKEFPVSMGTGALIGAVLKTLEYFGEDKPEVITAGDIGEGDGSLKIYDALKEINDDLLIIHYIKPKISKIKEIDFSPKIIADAGGMYAGKAANIGDKFHLFLPDVGELAFLADEKASHPAYVRGFISEIDDKEVPELIKRSYEKSKMPKYMVVKGEKDYVVEDENIVGTIDAPKIEAMECIGGTGDTLTGIISSLINVGFKTKDACILGCKINRMLGDVANAKPNTQIEELINIIPKVLKYLNL
- a CDS encoding cyclophilin-like family protein produces the protein MKLRQNSMKILLQKLTLPYWIPGRAICIFFGKTPISDDDKIKPASAVNVIGKVKDWEKFKDVEEEEIIEIVKV
- a CDS encoding DUF3343 domain-containing protein, translated to MILKRIKSLLKKEEKKDKEKKGLILFENTKDAMKAEKILSKYNIKVVAPPPEIREGCDLAIEYDLIDEFGIKGELEKNNIEPIKFIPIDDYSLKPLELIKIKEVDGFVMVRCGNMKITLDKEGNIVNISGGGCPDVPYLTLKLKGRNIKDIKEDETPKNLGYTLCAYTLNKAFEKAKELVMKDEG
- a CDS encoding CD3072 family TudS-related putative desulfidase; protein product: MKGKKIVIVSHCILNQNSVVKGLERAKGAFNEVVEIILKEDYAILQLPCPEMLYLGIDRNGKVKEEYDTKEYRELCREVLKPIVKYLREYSKEGFKFILIGIEGSPTCGIFKTVTKEGLMDGSGILMEEFLRFLDEEKITVERIDYPIDEGKYKHFIENLKKMLRGIL
- a CDS encoding energy-coupling factor transporter transmembrane component T: MPYTKIKVYILLLIMGLGIIIFNPQYGFIFSLFLTLTNLNAKTFKVLRKWVLFSLYVVLFYYIIVGKSGLHYALRLLGYVLIFQWFFGSISLSEFINYISKYNKDLGVGIWITLYTLNNAKRKYISIRNAQISRGLNTTGLRNKFRGYMSIIIPLVISLYDSAIKRAVALSSRGYK
- a CDS encoding YeeE/YedE thiosulfate transporter family protein, whose protein sequence is MELHVIGTFAFGIMLGYLFQRARMCFIGGMRDYYLIKDTWLIKGLFGFFGGALLGYIIFSVMGKIPFFPWIAVKGFTPIPGDPLGASGTLAGHLILAVIGGFGVGFFSVIQGGCPLRNYVMAAEGNKTAIAYVIGLAVGAVIFHKFVAPMVKAIML